CGTACCGGCGACATCTGGGGCGTGGCGCCGAACGAGGTCGTGGATTAAGATCAGCCCCTCATAGGGGGACTGACATGAAATCGATCGTTGCCGCCGCCGCATTGCTCGTCGCCACCGCCGCCGGCGCGGCGCCGCCCGAATATTTCGGCCGCCCCAACCTCGGCAACACGCCGCTGCCGTTCAGCGACGCGGTCAAGGTCGGCGACACGCTCTATTTGTCGGGCCAGCTCGGCCTGATCGACGGCAAGGTCCCCGCGACCTTCGACGCCGAAGCCAAGCAGGTCATGGACAACATCGGCGCGATCCTGAAGGCGCGTGGCCTGACCCACGACGACCTCGTCAAATGCACGGTGATGCTC
The sequence above is drawn from the Sphingomonas lutea genome and encodes:
- a CDS encoding RidA family protein, whose protein sequence is MKSIVAAAALLVATAAGAAPPEYFGRPNLGNTPLPFSDAVKVGDTLYLSGQLGLIDGKVPATFDAEAKQVMDNIGAILKARGLTHDDLVKCTVMLDDMANWPAFNKIYMPYFKPGRMPARSAFGADGLAVGARVEVECWAYAGKK